The Deinococcus sp. KNUC1210 nucleotide sequence CTGGACAGACGTGGACAGCATCGCCTGGTCCAAACTGATGGCCTACGACCTGGGCGGCAACTGGGACGACGAACTGACCGGGCAACGGGTACTCGGCAAGCTGGGCGCAGCGGGCCTGAACGCGGTGCTGCCGCCGTATCCGGCCAACGCTCCCACCATCCTCAGCAGCCAGGAACTCAATCTGCCGAGCGTGGCCCAGAAAGCCGCTCCAGCACTTCCCACCTCTGCGCTGCCCGCTGATGCCCTGCGCCAGCTTCACGCCCAGCTTGCGGCGGCAGCCTCGCTGGGCTTTATCAATGCGCCCGGCAAGGGCAGCAACGACTGGGTCATCGGTGGGCAGCGCACCCAGTCGGGCAAACCGATCCTGGCCGACGACCCGCACCTTTCGCTCAGCGCTCCGATGCTGTGGTATCTGGCCGACGTGCAGGGGCCGACGCTCCACGCGGTCGGGGCCAGCATTCCGGGGCTGCCGGGCATCGTGATCGGGCGAAACGAGCACGTCGCCTGGGGCGTCACCAACGTCAATCCCGACGTGCAGGACCTGTTTATCGAACCTGCCGGTGCAAAGCTCCAGACCCGCACCGAAGTCATCAAGGTGAAGGGCCAGCCAGCCGTGAATTACCCGGTCCAGACCTCGGCGCACGGCCCGGTGGTCGCCAGCAGCAGCGACTGGCAAGACGGGCAGAAGCGGGCCGTGACGCTGCAGTGGACGGCGCTGGAAGACGGCGACACGACCTTCGAACAGCTTTCTGGGCCTGAACTACGCCCAGAACTGGCAGCAGTTCACGGCGGCGCTGTCGAGCTACGTCGCGCCCTCGCAGAACTTCGTGTATGCCGATACGGCGGGCAACATCGGCTACTACGCTCCCGGCAGAGTCCCGGTCCGCACGCCCGGCTGGGACGGCAGCCTGCCGGTGCCCGACGACGGCGCCCACCGCTGGACGGGCTACATCCCGTTTGCAAAGCTCCCACACGTCTTCAATCCCACCGACGGGCTGGTCGTGACCGCCAACAACAAGGTCACGCCCGACAGCTATCAGCCCTTCCTGGCCAACAACCGCGTGTGGGCCGAGCCGTACCGCGCCGAGCGCATCCTGCAGCGCCTCGATACCGGCTCTCCCCTCACGCTGGACGATGTGGCGAGTACCCAGCTCGATACCGTGTCGCTGGTCTGGCGCGACCTCAAACCGTACCTGCTCAAGACGCAGCCGAAAGACGACCTGAGCAGGTCAGCACTTGGGCTGCTGGGCAACTGGGACGGCAACGAAACCCTGAGCAGCGTGCAGGCCAGCGTCTTCGAGGCGTGGCTGATGAAGCTGGAGGAAATGGCGCAGGACGAGGTGCCGGACGTGCGCCTGACCTCACTGGCGGTGCTGAATCAGCTCAAGACCGGTGGGGCACTGTGCAGAAACGTTCCGGCCAAGCTGGAGAGCTGCGCCGACGAACTGGCAGCGTCATTGCAGGCCGCCGCCACTGACCTTTCGAAGCGCATGGGCAACGATCCGGCGGCCTGGAACTGGAGCAAACTCCACAGCAGCCTCAGCGCTCACGGCGCGTTTGGCAGTGTCAGTGCGATTTCCTGGATCTGGAACCGGGGCATCGCCACACCCGGAGGCACCAACACCGTCGATGTGGCGCGGCCCGACTCGGGTACCTTCCACCAGACGCACGCGCCCAGCTACCGCCAGATCATCGACCTCTCGGACATGAACCGCAGCCGCTTCATCGGCACGCTCGGTCAGGGCGGGAATCCCATCGGCTCGCATTACGCCGATATGCAGCCGATGTGGCGCGACGGTCAGTACATCCCCATGAGCAGCCAGCCACAGGACTGGGGCAGCACCCAGACGCTGACCCTGAACGCCGCTCACTGAGCCGGACGATTTCGCCGCATACGATTGACTTTCCGTGCATACCGCGCTATTCTTTTTCTATCAGCGTCCTTCGGGGCGCTTTTTTGTTGCCCGCAGCGGCCTCTCCTCAAATCCCCCACTCCGGACAGCGGAGTATGATGCCCGCAGACTTGGCCTTAGGGGGTGAGGGTATCTCACAGGAAATCTGGACGGACGTACTCGGGTACGTTCGCAAAAATATCTCGGAGGTCGAATACCACACCTGGTTCGTACCGGTGCGCCCGCTGGGTGTCGATCAGGGATCGCTGGTGCTGGGCGTTCGCAACTCGTTCGCGCAGGAATGGTTCAGAAAGCGGTATCTGGGGCTGCTGGAAGACGCGCTCCGCAGCATGGGAGCGCAGCAGCCGCAGGTCAGCTTTCAGGTGTTGCCCGCCGTGCAGGAAGCCATGATTCTTCCCGCTGATCCGCCTCCCGCACCCAGAAGCAGCGGACGCACGGCCCCCGCGACCGAGCGTAGCGCAGCCGTCATCGAGGCGGCCAACCGCAAGGCGCTCAATCCCAAGTACATCTTCGAGAACTTTGTGGTTGGGCCGAACAACAACTTGGCACACGCAGCGTCGCTGGCGGTGGCCGAAAGCCCCGGCAAAGCCTACAACCCGCTGTTTATCTACGGCAACGTGGGCCTGGGCAAAACGCACCTGATGCATGCGGTGGGCCATTACATTGCAGAGCGCTACCCCGACAAACGCATCGAGTACGTCTCGACCGAGAGTTTCACCAACAACCTGATCAATGCGATCCGCGAAGACAAGATGAC carries:
- a CDS encoding penicillin acylase family protein, producing the protein MNYAQNWQQFTAALSSYVAPSQNFVYADTAGNIGYYAPGRVPVRTPGWDGSLPVPDDGAHRWTGYIPFAKLPHVFNPTDGLVVTANNKVTPDSYQPFLANNRVWAEPYRAERILQRLDTGSPLTLDDVASTQLDTVSLVWRDLKPYLLKTQPKDDLSRSALGLLGNWDGNETLSSVQASVFEAWLMKLEEMAQDEVPDVRLTSLAVLNQLKTGGALCRNVPAKLESCADELAASLQAAATDLSKRMGNDPAAWNWSKLHSSLSAHGAFGSVSAISWIWNRGIATPGGTNTVDVARPDSGTFHQTHAPSYRQIIDLSDMNRSRFIGTLGQGGNPIGSHYADMQPMWRDGQYIPMSSQPQDWGSTQTLTLNAAH